One genomic segment of Flagellimonas marinaquae includes these proteins:
- a CDS encoding NAD(P)/FAD-dependent oxidoreductase, translated as MNKKDFEVIIIGGSYAGLSTAMALGRSLRTTLVIDAGNPCNRQTPHSHNFLTQDGSTPNEISEIAQDQVKKYNSVHFYNGLVVSGKRVKNGFEVTTHKGDSFTAKKMVFASGIKDLMPSIKGFSECWGISVVHCPYCHGYEIRNTKTAIIANGDRAFHLASLINNLTDQITVLTNGKHDFDETQIKKLERHNIKIIDKKVLEIEHVNGHLEKIVFNDGSKESFEYAYASIPFEQNSHLPKMLGCNLTDQGHIEVNAMQKTTQEGIFACGDNSSMMRSVATAVYGGNLTGAMINHELTQESF; from the coding sequence ATGAATAAAAAAGATTTCGAAGTAATTATAATAGGCGGCAGTTATGCAGGACTTTCAACAGCCATGGCCTTGGGACGTTCTCTAAGAACAACTTTGGTAATTGATGCCGGTAATCCTTGTAACCGACAAACGCCACATTCCCATAATTTTCTTACCCAAGACGGATCCACACCAAATGAGATTTCAGAAATTGCACAAGATCAGGTAAAAAAGTACAACAGTGTACATTTTTATAATGGTCTTGTAGTTAGTGGTAAGAGGGTTAAAAATGGATTTGAAGTCACAACGCACAAAGGAGACAGTTTTACTGCTAAAAAAATGGTGTTCGCATCCGGAATTAAGGACCTAATGCCTTCAATAAAAGGATTTTCGGAATGTTGGGGAATTTCCGTTGTACACTGTCCGTATTGCCACGGATACGAAATAAGAAACACAAAAACTGCCATAATCGCCAATGGGGACAGAGCGTTTCATCTTGCTTCTTTAATAAATAATTTAACCGACCAAATCACTGTTCTTACCAACGGTAAGCACGATTTTGATGAGACTCAAATCAAAAAGTTGGAGCGGCACAATATTAAGATCATAGATAAAAAGGTATTGGAAATTGAACACGTTAACGGACACCTGGAAAAGATTGTTTTTAATGATGGAAGTAAGGAAAGCTTTGAATATGCTTACGCCTCTATTCCTTTTGAACAAAATTCTCACCTGCCAAAAATGTTGGGCTGTAATCTTACAGATCAAGGACATATCGAAGTTAATGCAATGCAAAAGACAACACAAGAAGGCATTTTTGCCTGTGGAGACAATAGTTCCATGATGCGCTCCGTTGCTACGGCGGTGTATGGCGGAAACTTAACCGGAGCAATGATAAACCATGAACTGACACAGGAAAGCTTTTAA
- a CDS encoding DUF6090 family protein, which yields MIKIFRRIRRRLLSEGKFKNYLAYAIGEITLVVLGILIALQINNWNQDKQLHRSELNTLKSLRESIKINLNELDLILKAQILRNKSLQEVIFVDLSDRDLTYLDSLITTNVENHTFDPSTGIYNSIISSGKIEIITNDSLKNRISKLYDRVVDYQESEDEITEFTKEHLEKNFIEHLNINPEILAKIRKRTNDEKLKDRALYIETFSSQKLKNMYILLLNKMNEVILKGESLELEYQSLISSLEKEIRNKE from the coding sequence ATGATCAAGATTTTTAGACGAATTAGAAGGAGATTACTTTCGGAAGGAAAGTTCAAAAACTATCTGGCCTATGCCATTGGAGAAATAACGCTTGTGGTCTTGGGAATATTGATCGCGTTGCAGATAAACAATTGGAACCAAGACAAACAATTGCACAGGTCCGAGCTTAATACCTTAAAAAGTCTTCGCGAATCCATCAAAATAAACCTTAACGAACTGGACCTTATTTTAAAGGCGCAGATACTAAGGAACAAAAGCCTTCAGGAGGTTATTTTTGTCGATCTCTCCGATAGGGACCTAACCTATTTGGATTCGTTGATCACCACTAATGTTGAAAACCACACCTTTGATCCATCAACAGGGATTTATAATTCCATAATCAGCTCTGGTAAAATTGAGATCATCACCAACGATTCGCTAAAAAATAGAATTTCCAAGCTTTATGACCGCGTTGTGGATTACCAAGAAAGTGAAGATGAGATAACCGAGTTTACCAAAGAGCATCTGGAAAAAAATTTCATTGAACATTTAAATATAAATCCAGAAATTCTAGCTAAAATCCGTAAGCGGACCAACGACGAAAAGCTTAAGGACAGAGCACTTTATATCGAAACCTTCAGCTCCCAAAAACTTAAGAACATGTATATTCTATTACTCAACAAGATGAACGAAGTTATTTTAAAAGGCGAGAGTTTGGAGTTGGAGTACCAAAGTTTGATTTCCAGTCTGGAAAAAGAAATTAGAAACAAAGAATAA
- a CDS encoding aminotransferase class IV, with the protein MVNSNGEILADDEAIFTYNNRGFKYGDALFETIRYVNGTLFFWEDHYFRLMASMRILRMEIPMEFTLEYLEEQIKKTITANGLENGAVRIRLSVYRNEGGLYTPSTNNVSYLIEVSSMKSPFFTIDNGTYEVELFKDFYVNKDMLSNLKTTNKLLHVVAGVYAQENGYANCLLVNTDKKVVEAINGNLFLVQGNEVKTPPLSDGCLDGIIRKNLMKLIAASEEFDLVEASISPFELQKVDELFITNSIIGIQPISKYRKKEYNGTVAKSLVGKLNAKARIGV; encoded by the coding sequence ATGGTCAATTCTAATGGAGAAATTTTAGCGGATGATGAGGCAATATTTACCTATAATAATAGGGGATTTAAGTACGGCGATGCCCTTTTTGAAACCATTCGTTATGTAAATGGGACACTCTTTTTTTGGGAAGACCATTATTTTAGACTGATGGCTTCCATGCGTATTCTTAGAATGGAAATTCCAATGGAATTTACTCTGGAGTATTTAGAAGAACAGATCAAGAAAACCATTACAGCAAATGGGTTGGAAAATGGCGCAGTTCGCATACGGTTATCCGTGTATAGAAACGAGGGGGGGCTGTACACACCAAGTACAAATAATGTATCCTACCTCATAGAAGTGAGTTCCATGAAATCTCCATTTTTCACGATTGACAATGGTACTTACGAGGTGGAGCTGTTCAAGGATTTTTATGTGAACAAGGACATGTTGTCCAACCTAAAGACCACCAATAAGTTATTACATGTTGTTGCAGGGGTCTATGCCCAAGAAAATGGATACGCCAACTGTTTGTTGGTGAATACGGATAAAAAAGTGGTCGAGGCCATTAATGGCAACCTGTTTTTGGTTCAGGGCAACGAGGTTAAAACCCCGCCTTTGAGCGATGGATGCCTGGACGGTATCATCAGAAAAAATTTGATGAAATTGATCGCTGCTTCTGAGGAGTTCGATCTTGTAGAAGCTTCCATTTCTCCATTTGAACTTCAAAAAGTGGACGAACTATTCATTACCAATTCAATTATAGGTATTCAGCCAATAAGTAAATACAGGAAAAAGGAGTACAATGGAACAGTTGCCAAAAGTTTGGTGGGCAAACTAAATGCAAAAGCTAGGATAGGCGTTTAA
- a CDS encoding START-like domain-containing protein, producing the protein MSDKVKFELEFVIQASPQLLYQYISTPSGLSEWYADNVNSRGEVFTFIWDGSEERAKMLKRKSEEFVKLAWEENDDDSFFEMRIIVDEITKDVSLFITDFADEDEVDEAKMLWENQVSDLKQVLGST; encoded by the coding sequence ATGAGTGATAAGGTTAAATTTGAACTGGAATTCGTTATCCAGGCCTCACCACAATTGCTTTACCAATATATTTCCACACCTTCAGGATTATCTGAATGGTACGCAGATAACGTTAATTCCAGAGGAGAGGTGTTTACCTTTATCTGGGATGGATCAGAGGAAAGAGCAAAAATGCTAAAACGTAAAAGCGAAGAGTTTGTAAAGTTGGCCTGGGAAGAAAATGATGACGATTCCTTTTTTGAAATGCGAATTATTGTAGACGAAATCACCAAGGATGTTTCCTTGTTTATAACAGATTTTGCAGACGAAGATGAAGTGGACGAGGCAAAAATGCTCTGGGAAAACCAAGTTTCCGACCTTAAGCAAGTACTGGGATCTACCTAG